One window from the genome of [Clostridium] celerecrescens 18A encodes:
- the mtnA gene encoding S-methyl-5-thioribose-1-phosphate isomerase translates to MSEETKKSIMDYDTVALDEVNNALVIIDQTQLPYHTEILSLTKQEDIWNAIYLLQVRGAPAIGVAAAIGIYLAAREIKADRFEDFYAEFQKAKDYLDSARPTAVNLSWALKRMEQVVLKNTERTVPEIVELLHKEAIEIREEDIWVCKMIGEYGLSLVKPGDGLLTHCNAGQLATVKYGTATAPMYLGHEKGYGFRIFSDETRPLLQGARLTSFELKESGLDVTVICDNMSATVMRNGWVDAVFVGCDRVAANGDTANKIGTSMVALAAKRYGVPMYICAPTSTIDMNTLTGKEIHIEERPAEEVVEMWYKKRMAPEGVKVFNPAFDVTDNDLIAGIVTEYGIARAPYTESLKEIFRKKEEALKAKEM, encoded by the coding sequence ATGAGCGAAGAAACAAAAAAATCCATCATGGACTATGATACTGTTGCGCTAGATGAAGTGAACAATGCCCTGGTCATTATTGACCAGACACAGCTGCCGTATCATACGGAAATACTTTCCCTGACAAAACAGGAGGATATCTGGAATGCAATCTATCTTCTTCAGGTAAGAGGGGCACCTGCCATCGGTGTGGCGGCAGCGATTGGCATTTATCTGGCCGCACGGGAGATCAAAGCAGATCGTTTTGAAGATTTTTATGCAGAATTCCAAAAAGCAAAGGACTATCTAGATTCCGCACGTCCTACTGCCGTCAATTTATCATGGGCGCTGAAACGGATGGAACAGGTGGTTCTGAAAAATACAGAGAGGACTGTTCCTGAGATCGTTGAACTCCTTCATAAAGAGGCAATAGAGATCCGGGAAGAAGATATCTGGGTCTGCAAGATGATCGGAGAATATGGTTTGTCTCTTGTAAAGCCGGGCGACGGCCTTTTGACCCACTGCAATGCCGGGCAGTTAGCTACGGTAAAGTACGGAACTGCGACAGCTCCCATGTATCTGGGACACGAAAAGGGCTATGGCTTCCGCATCTTTTCGGACGAGACAAGACCCCTTCTTCAGGGCGCGAGACTGACCTCTTTCGAATTAAAGGAGTCTGGTCTTGATGTTACAGTGATTTGTGACAACATGTCAGCGACCGTCATGAGAAATGGCTGGGTCGATGCCGTATTTGTAGGCTGTGACAGGGTGGCTGCCAACGGTGATACTGCAAATAAGATCGGAACCTCCATGGTAGCCCTGGCAGCCAAACGCTACGGTGTGCCCATGTATATCTGCGCCCCAACCTCCACCATTGATATGAACACTCTTACCGGTAAGGAGATCCACATTGAGGAACGCCCGGCAGAGGAAGTGGTGGAGATGTGGTATAAAAAACGGATGGCACCGGAAGGCGTAAAGGTATTTAATCCTGCATTTGATGTGACGGATAATGATCTGATCGCAGGGATCGTGACGGAATACGGGATCGCCAGAGCACCCTATACAGAATCATTAAAAGAAATATTCAGGAAGAAGGAAGAAGCCCTGAAAGCAAAGGAAATGTAA
- a CDS encoding sugar ABC transporter ATP-binding protein, whose product MTEVKLEMKDISIEFPGVKALDGVDFGLKSGTIHALVGANGAGKSTLMKVLAGVNTHYTGQIYVGGEPVEIRCPKDAKNLGIEIVFQEVDTALIPYLSVAENVMFNTLVNKMGRKQIVHWKEIRQAAETVLKKLNVEVDINKQVSGLTLAQKQMVLIARCVAEKCRFLILDEPTAPLSNSETLELFRVVRELAKENVGVVFISHRLSELYEICENITIMRDGKLVTELPLSKELEVNTLVEYMLGRSYEDNYIKKKCEIGGPLLEIENLSEREGKVKDINMTVCKGEIIGVAGLVGAGKTELCKTLFSAYQQSGGTMKLNGKVIKAKGPTQAVKHGLALVPEERRKEGVLISDPVVSNISVAAMEKYTNRLSVVNKKREKEDAKNMIRGLGIKTPSENQVVALLSGGNQQKVVVGKWLNKDSEVYIFDEPTKGIDVGAKQDMYELIEGLAARGKGIIYATCEFQEILSICDRIYVMYDGEIIKELNAADTNEKELLYYSTGGK is encoded by the coding sequence ATGACCGAAGTAAAACTTGAAATGAAAGATATATCCATCGAATTTCCTGGAGTTAAGGCTTTGGATGGAGTTGATTTTGGTCTGAAAAGTGGTACGATTCATGCGCTTGTGGGTGCTAATGGCGCAGGTAAGTCCACCTTAATGAAAGTGCTTGCCGGTGTCAATACGCATTATACAGGACAAATTTACGTTGGAGGGGAACCGGTGGAAATCCGGTGCCCCAAAGACGCTAAAAATCTTGGGATAGAAATCGTATTTCAGGAAGTTGACACCGCGCTGATTCCCTATCTGTCCGTGGCTGAGAATGTAATGTTCAACACGCTGGTCAATAAAATGGGGCGAAAGCAAATCGTGCACTGGAAAGAGATCAGGCAGGCAGCAGAAACGGTATTAAAGAAATTAAATGTAGAAGTGGATATTAATAAACAGGTATCAGGACTTACCCTGGCGCAAAAACAGATGGTTCTCATAGCCAGATGCGTGGCGGAAAAGTGCAGGTTCCTGATTTTGGATGAACCCACGGCCCCTCTTTCCAATTCCGAGACACTGGAATTGTTCCGGGTGGTGCGTGAGCTGGCGAAAGAGAATGTGGGAGTGGTGTTTATTTCCCACCGATTAAGTGAGCTTTACGAGATTTGTGAAAATATTACCATTATGAGAGACGGCAAACTGGTGACTGAACTGCCGCTTTCTAAAGAACTGGAAGTAAATACTCTTGTCGAATATATGTTAGGCCGTAGCTATGAGGATAATTACATCAAGAAAAAGTGCGAGATCGGCGGGCCGTTGCTTGAAATAGAAAACCTCTCCGAAAGGGAAGGGAAAGTAAAAGATATCAACATGACCGTTTGCAAAGGAGAGATTATCGGAGTAGCAGGATTGGTGGGCGCTGGCAAGACAGAGCTTTGCAAGACCCTGTTTTCCGCTTACCAGCAGTCAGGCGGCACCATGAAGTTAAACGGAAAAGTGATCAAGGCAAAAGGGCCTACCCAGGCCGTGAAGCATGGGCTTGCACTGGTTCCGGAAGAGCGGAGAAAAGAAGGCGTCCTGATTTCGGACCCGGTTGTCTCCAATATCTCTGTGGCAGCCATGGAAAAATATACGAACCGGCTTTCTGTAGTAAACAAGAAGCGGGAAAAAGAGGACGCCAAAAATATGATACGCGGCCTTGGAATCAAGACCCCATCCGAGAACCAGGTTGTTGCCCTGCTATCCGGCGGAAACCAGCAAAAGGTGGTCGTTGGAAAATGGCTGAATAAGGATTCAGAGGTTTATATTTTTGACGAGCCGACCAAAGGGATCGACGTGGGAGCCAAGCAGGATATGTATGAGTTAATTGAAGGTTTGGCAGCCAGGGGAAAAGGTATAATTTATGCCACCTGCGAATTCCAGGAAATATTAAGTATCTGCGACCGCATCTATGTGATGTATGACGGAGAAATTATTAAAGAATTAAACGCAGCAGATACGAACGAAAAAGAACTGCTTTACTATTCGACAGGAGGTAAATGA
- a CDS encoding BMC domain-containing protein, whose translation MASTSIGLVETRGLTASIEAADAMLKAADVELVGTEKIGSGLVTVIVTGEVGAVKAATEAGEAAASRVGELVAVHVIPRPHQDIDKILPRIK comes from the coding sequence ATGGCATCCACATCAATTGGGTTAGTTGAAACAAGGGGTTTGACGGCATCCATCGAAGCAGCAGATGCAATGTTAAAGGCGGCAGACGTTGAGCTTGTAGGGACCGAGAAAATCGGCTCCGGTCTGGTAACCGTCATTGTAACCGGAGAGGTAGGCGCGGTAAAGGCGGCCACCGAGGCAGGAGAGGCGGCAGCTTCCAGAGTCGGAGAACTGGTAGCAGTTCATGTGATTCCAAGGCCGCATCAGGATATTGACAAAATTTTACCAAGGATCAAATAG
- the mtnK gene encoding S-methyl-5-thioribose kinase, whose product MSKYDSYFLMKAEEVPDYVKEKLTYFDADARLECKEIGDGNLNYVFRVKDPASGKTIIVKQAGEALRISAEMHVSTDRGRIEAKILGIQDSYAPGLVPKVYLYDGTMCAMVMEDMIGHTMMRTGLLKHETYPKFADHVTTFMVNSLLRTTDIVLGHKEKKELVKSFINPDLCEISEDLVYSEPFIDYNHRNNVFPPNADFVKKELYEDQALHLEAAKLKFEFMNNAQSLIHGDLHTGSVFINKEHTYIFDPEFAFFGPMGYDIGNVIANMFFAWCNGDATIEDEKEKEEFCGWCLSTISDIVDLFIEKYNKVFDEHVTETMAKVPGFKEWYLEGILSDTAGVAGLESIRRTVGMANVIDITTIPDEEKRARAEKIVITLAKNYIMNRRSFRSGEDYLNAIKEAIGKFGSR is encoded by the coding sequence ATGTCTAAATACGACAGTTATTTTTTGATGAAAGCGGAAGAGGTACCGGATTATGTTAAGGAGAAGCTCACTTATTTTGATGCGGATGCCAGGCTGGAATGTAAGGAGATCGGAGACGGAAACTTAAACTATGTGTTTCGTGTAAAGGATCCTGCAAGCGGGAAAACCATCATCGTGAAGCAGGCAGGAGAAGCGCTTCGTATTTCAGCAGAAATGCATGTTTCCACCGACCGCGGAAGAATTGAAGCAAAGATTCTTGGGATCCAGGATTCTTATGCTCCGGGGCTGGTTCCAAAGGTTTACCTGTATGACGGAACCATGTGTGCCATGGTCATGGAGGATATGATCGGTCATACCATGATGCGTACCGGTCTGTTAAAACATGAGACTTATCCTAAATTTGCGGATCATGTGACCACTTTTATGGTTAATTCCCTTCTGCGTACAACGGATATTGTCCTGGGACACAAAGAGAAAAAAGAACTGGTTAAAAGCTTTATCAATCCGGACCTTTGCGAGATTTCAGAGGATCTGGTATACAGCGAACCCTTTATTGATTACAACCACAGGAACAATGTATTTCCACCCAATGCAGATTTTGTAAAGAAGGAACTGTACGAGGATCAGGCCTTGCATCTGGAAGCAGCCAAGCTGAAGTTTGAGTTCATGAACAATGCCCAGTCTCTGATTCATGGAGATTTACATACTGGCTCTGTGTTTATTAATAAAGAGCACACTTACATCTTTGATCCGGAATTCGCCTTCTTCGGACCTATGGGCTATGATATCGGCAATGTCATTGCAAATATGTTTTTTGCATGGTGCAACGGTGACGCCACCATTGAAGATGAAAAGGAAAAAGAGGAGTTCTGCGGCTGGTGCCTAAGTACGATCTCCGACATTGTGGACTTGTTCATTGAAAAGTACAACAAGGTCTTTGATGAGCACGTAACGGAAACCATGGCAAAGGTACCGGGATTTAAGGAATGGTATCTGGAAGGCATCCTTTCCGACACTGCAGGTGTAGCAGGACTTGAATCCATCCGCCGGACTGTAGGAATGGCTAATGTCATTGATATTACCACAATTCCTGACGAGGAAAAACGGGCCAGGGCCGAAAAGATCGTCATTACGCTGGCAAAGAATTATATAATGAACCGCCGCAGCTTCCGGAGCGGAGAAGATTATTTGAATGCAATTAAAGAGGCTATCGGTAAGTTTGGAAGCCGGTAA
- a CDS encoding aldehyde dehydrogenase family protein, translating into MEIGAKEIELIVKEVLAGIESRGVKPSYFPSQSENGVFERVEDAIAAAHTAQREWVEHYRIEDRRRIIEAIRMTAKSHAKTLAKMVWEETGMGRFEDKILKHMAVIEKTPGVECLTTDAISGDEGLMIEECAPFGVIGAITPSTNPTETMINNTISMIAGGNSVVFNVHPGAKRCCAHCLKLLHQAIVENGGPENLITMQKEPNMEAVGKMTADPRIRLMVGTGGMPMVNALLRSGKKTIGAGAGNPPVIVDDTADIDLAAKEIYRGASFDNNILCLAEKEVFVMERVADVLVNKMEKEGAYLLNSMELNEILKFAMIEKDGSYEVNKKWVGKDAALFLEAIGVSGHKDVRLLICETDRSHPFVMVEQLMPILPIVRLKTFEECVECAVAAESGNRHTASMFSRNVENMTKFGKIIETTIFTKNGSTLKGVGIGGEGHTTMTIAGPTGEGLTCARSFTRRRRCMLAEGGLRII; encoded by the coding sequence ATGGAAATTGGGGCAAAAGAGATAGAACTGATTGTAAAGGAAGTGCTTGCAGGCATAGAGAGCAGAGGCGTAAAGCCATCTTATTTTCCCTCTCAAAGTGAAAATGGGGTATTTGAACGGGTAGAGGATGCCATTGCAGCGGCCCACACGGCCCAGCGTGAATGGGTAGAGCATTACAGGATAGAAGACAGACGGAGAATCATTGAAGCCATACGAATGACCGCAAAAAGCCATGCAAAAACCCTGGCAAAGATGGTTTGGGAAGAAACCGGCATGGGGCGCTTTGAGGATAAGATCCTGAAGCATATGGCTGTTATTGAAAAAACACCTGGCGTGGAATGTCTGACTACGGATGCCATTTCAGGAGATGAAGGACTGATGATAGAGGAATGTGCTCCTTTTGGGGTAATCGGAGCCATTACGCCGTCCACCAATCCTACCGAAACCATGATCAATAATACCATCAGTATGATAGCCGGAGGAAATTCCGTAGTGTTTAATGTCCATCCGGGAGCCAAGAGATGCTGCGCCCACTGCCTGAAGCTTCTTCATCAGGCCATTGTGGAAAACGGAGGTCCGGAAAATTTAATCACCATGCAGAAAGAACCTAACATGGAGGCCGTGGGCAAAATGACGGCTGATCCCAGAATCCGCCTTATGGTTGGTACAGGAGGAATGCCTATGGTTAATGCCCTGCTTCGCTCCGGAAAGAAGACCATCGGAGCAGGTGCGGGAAATCCGCCGGTCATTGTAGACGATACGGCGGATATAGATCTTGCGGCAAAAGAGATTTACCGTGGAGCTTCCTTTGATAACAACATTCTGTGTCTGGCGGAAAAGGAAGTCTTCGTCATGGAACGTGTTGCGGATGTGCTGGTGAATAAGATGGAAAAGGAAGGTGCATACCTGCTTAATTCCATGGAGTTAAATGAAATCCTTAAGTTTGCCATGATAGAAAAAGACGGTAGCTATGAAGTGAATAAAAAATGGGTTGGAAAGGATGCGGCCCTGTTTTTAGAAGCCATAGGCGTTTCCGGGCACAAGGATGTCCGGCTTCTGATCTGCGAGACAGACAGAAGCCATCCCTTTGTAATGGTAGAGCAGCTGATGCCCATACTACCCATCGTACGCTTAAAGACTTTTGAAGAATGTGTGGAGTGCGCGGTAGCGGCAGAGTCAGGCAACCGGCATACGGCATCCATGTTTTCCAGAAACGTTGAGAATATGACCAAATTCGGAAAAATTATTGAGACAACCATTTTTACGAAGAACGGCTCAACCTTAAAAGGGGTAGGAATCGGCGGAGAGGGCCATACGACCATGACGATCGCAGGTCCTACCGGAGAGGGTCTTACCTGTGCAAGAAGCTTTACCAGAAGACGTAGGTGCATGCTGGCAGAAGGAGGCCTGCGGATCATCTAG
- a CDS encoding sugar ABC transporter substrate-binding protein: MKKRLAMVLAAAMVLSTTACGSSGTAATAAPASTEAKTEAAKTEPATTAEKVENAQSTGSLAGKKIAVVRNLAAGDHTQQFLDGCVSEGKKFGWTVDTFVTDGDDAKAQETVAQVIAKDYQGIIVSHGQLSYSYDMLKPARDKGMEVVTFDTMPFKGGDASGELLSGVTSTAQNDQALAELSLGYMMKEFEAKGGKYPMKVLKTFMGPGIPPLDRRNEIYTKLEAEGKIQTLEVIAPSDSANARGDMTNKTAAILPKYPEGSVDAIWGCYDELAKGVLQALNDAGRTDIPMYTIDVSNDDIQLMVKNPDVWKSTAAVDPKLIGIVDARLLALKFMGEETPDYFNLNACNIETTQLNAQTTMSDLSSIIDGWGDAEDPKGALYTDTIKNKYVN, from the coding sequence ATGAAAAAGAGGTTAGCAATGGTGCTTGCAGCAGCAATGGTATTGTCAACAACTGCATGCGGCAGCAGCGGCACAGCAGCAACAGCTGCACCGGCATCCACAGAAGCAAAGACGGAAGCAGCTAAGACGGAACCGGCGACTACAGCGGAGAAGGTTGAAAACGCCCAGTCCACAGGCTCTCTTGCAGGAAAAAAGATCGCCGTTGTGCGGAACCTGGCAGCAGGAGACCATACCCAGCAGTTTTTAGATGGCTGTGTATCCGAGGGGAAGAAGTTTGGCTGGACCGTAGACACTTTTGTGACAGACGGCGATGATGCAAAGGCTCAGGAGACAGTAGCTCAGGTTATTGCAAAAGATTATCAGGGAATTATCGTATCTCACGGACAGCTGTCTTATTCCTATGATATGTTAAAGCCTGCCAGAGACAAAGGCATGGAGGTTGTTACCTTTGATACCATGCCATTTAAGGGCGGAGATGCAAGCGGCGAGCTTCTTTCCGGAGTAACTTCCACCGCTCAGAACGATCAGGCGCTGGCCGAGCTTTCCCTTGGCTACATGATGAAAGAGTTTGAAGCAAAAGGCGGAAAGTACCCTATGAAAGTTTTAAAGACCTTCATGGGCCCTGGAATCCCTCCGTTAGACAGACGTAACGAAATCTATACCAAGCTGGAAGCAGAAGGCAAGATCCAGACCCTGGAAGTGATTGCGCCATCTGATTCAGCCAATGCCCGCGGCGATATGACCAACAAGACAGCTGCTATTCTTCCTAAATATCCGGAAGGTTCCGTAGATGCCATCTGGGGCTGCTACGATGAGCTGGCAAAGGGTGTATTACAGGCATTGAACGACGCTGGACGTACCGATATCCCAATGTACACCATTGATGTATCCAACGATGACATTCAGTTAATGGTAAAGAATCCTGACGTGTGGAAATCTACTGCAGCCGTTGATCCGAAACTGATCGGTATTGTAGATGCCCGTCTTTTGGCTCTTAAATTTATGGGAGAAGAAACACCGGATTACTTTAACCTAAATGCATGTAACATTGAAACAACCCAGCTCAATGCTCAGACAACCATGAGTGATTTGAGCAGCATCATTGATGGATGGGGCGATGCCGAAGATCCTAAGGGCGCACTATATACTGATACAATCAAGAACAAATATGTAAATTAA
- a CDS encoding DeoR/GlpR family DNA-binding transcription regulator, translating into MLAVTRKAKIKDIILEKKSVTVTELSKIFSVTEETIRRDLKQLEDDGFLTRTYGGAFIQDGVENNVELTIRETAYMESKQAIAKKCLSVIHNGDSIFLDASTTSLQLAKALQGMRLTVVTNSLLIINELYDKEDIRLISIGGSYTPRDKAFVGNTAIRNLESFYLDKTFMSCRSVSIEHGITDSNEAIAAIRQTLMTRSNHVYLIADHSKFDKTSFIRISGFETIKGLVTDKQMNEQWREYLLKNNVELLEAAEA; encoded by the coding sequence ATGTTAGCAGTAACAAGGAAAGCCAAGATCAAAGATATTATTTTAGAAAAGAAAAGCGTTACGGTGACCGAACTTTCCAAGATTTTCTCCGTGACCGAAGAAACCATCCGGCGGGATTTAAAGCAATTGGAGGATGACGGGTTCCTGACCAGAACATACGGCGGTGCATTCATACAAGATGGGGTTGAGAATAACGTAGAATTAACGATCCGGGAAACCGCATATATGGAAAGCAAGCAGGCTATTGCAAAAAAATGCCTGTCCGTGATCCACAACGGCGACTCCATTTTCTTAGATGCCTCTACCACATCCCTGCAGCTGGCAAAAGCTCTCCAGGGGATGCGCCTTACCGTGGTAACTAACTCCCTGCTGATCATCAATGAACTTTATGACAAAGAAGATATCCGCCTCATTTCCATCGGAGGTTCCTATACCCCCCGGGACAAAGCCTTTGTAGGAAATACAGCAATCCGGAACCTAGAATCTTTTTACTTAGACAAGACCTTCATGTCCTGCAGAAGCGTTTCCATAGAACATGGAATCACCGATTCCAACGAAGCCATTGCCGCCATACGCCAGACACTGATGACCCGGAGCAATCATGTGTATCTGATCGCCGACCACTCCAAGTTCGATAAAACCTCCTTCATCCGGATATCCGGTTTTGAAACCATCAAAGGACTGGTCACCGACAAGCAGATGAACGAACAATGGAGAGAATATCTTTTAAAAAACAACGTAGAGCTTCTTGAAGCCGCGGAAGCATAA
- a CDS encoding ABC transporter permease produces the protein MSGAEKVKKKRNVGDFVTKWGTIATMLIMFILFTFGNWSKDTGTSMFLTQSNMITILRAVSITTIIAIGLTFALAVNGMDLSIGATAQFANVFVMTCFVWHNINIGVSIILTVLICLSVAVINSILIVKFKIPDMVAALSVMFMYQGVSMTYSKGGAITERMTRADGTQAPGLVPEAFRALGKEPWLIIIMICVVLFAYFFLNYTKHGRYMYAVGGNPEAAQLSGIPVAKYKILAYFLSAAFASIGGICLAARVGTAQISAGDAYLMPSVCAAYIGFSVLGAGKANAFGTFAGAVLVGMLENGLIMMSVPYYAMNIIKGAVLAIALAMTYASGKTKNVN, from the coding sequence ATGTCTGGGGCAGAGAAGGTAAAAAAGAAAAGGAACGTTGGGGATTTTGTGACAAAATGGGGTACCATCGCAACGATGCTTATCATGTTCATCCTGTTTACGTTTGGAAACTGGAGCAAGGATACGGGAACGAGCATGTTTCTTACCCAGTCTAATATGATCACGATCCTTCGTGCGGTATCCATCACCACCATCATTGCAATCGGTCTTACGTTTGCCCTGGCGGTAAACGGCATGGACCTTTCCATTGGAGCTACGGCTCAGTTTGCCAATGTTTTTGTTATGACGTGCTTTGTATGGCACAACATCAATATAGGTGTTTCCATCATTCTTACGGTACTCATATGCCTAAGCGTTGCAGTCATCAACAGTATTTTGATCGTAAAATTCAAGATACCGGATATGGTTGCGGCACTTTCCGTAATGTTTATGTATCAGGGAGTTTCCATGACCTATTCCAAGGGCGGCGCTATCACTGAGCGTATGACACGCGCCGATGGGACCCAGGCTCCCGGCCTAGTTCCCGAAGCCTTCCGGGCATTGGGAAAGGAACCATGGCTGATCATCATCATGATCTGTGTGGTGCTGTTTGCATACTTTTTCTTAAATTATACCAAACACGGCAGATACATGTATGCTGTAGGCGGAAATCCTGAGGCGGCCCAGCTTTCCGGTATTCCGGTAGCAAAGTATAAGATCCTTGCATACTTTCTGTCAGCTGCCTTTGCTTCGATCGGCGGAATCTGCCTGGCAGCACGTGTGGGAACGGCGCAGATTTCAGCAGGTGATGCCTACCTGATGCCATCTGTATGTGCGGCTTATATCGGGTTTTCTGTATTAGGTGCCGGAAAAGCCAATGCATTTGGTACCTTTGCGGGAGCGGTGCTTGTGGGTATGCTGGAGAATGGTCTTATCATGATGTCCGTGCCATATTATGCCATGAACATCATAAAGGGAGCAGTCCTTGCCATTGCCCTTGCCATGACCTATGCAAGCGGCAAGACAAAAAATGTAAACTAA
- a CDS encoding BMC domain-containing protein: MAIGFLECAGYGAVLYAMDKACKAANVRIIGIDTINPKDATAFIPLTVQVKFEGGIDDVKEACEAAKRAALKFNSPEEVLVEMIEKPYEGTKALSHITKVSFEEENIINFRR; this comes from the coding sequence ATGGCAATCGGCTTTTTGGAATGTGCAGGATATGGCGCAGTTCTTTATGCTATGGATAAGGCCTGTAAGGCAGCAAATGTGAGGATCATTGGGATCGACACCATCAATCCAAAGGATGCGACCGCATTCATTCCCCTTACGGTCCAGGTGAAATTTGAAGGCGGAATCGATGATGTGAAAGAGGCCTGTGAGGCAGCAAAAAGAGCGGCTCTTAAATTTAACAGTCCGGAAGAGGTTTTGGTAGAGATGATCGAAAAACCATATGAGGGAACAAAAGCGTTGTCTCATATAACAAAGGTATCATTCGAGGAAGAAAACATTATAAATTTCAGGAGGTAG
- a CDS encoding HAD family hydrolase translates to MKCAVSDFDRTLYIDGCISAKNLNAVGDWQAAGNRFVIATGRNESSVRVFLEKYSIKPDALILNNGALLLDETGKELFCRTIDDHTAREVLWYLHGLGEEGSGVSMRNGKVNVLSSSGATTQKPCNGQISIDRIHCLKEIIQIHRRRQDVQWIRMLCARLNERFPLISAYANVWNGDIVAKGVNKSAAVDWISGYWGGFDEIRTIGDSFNDLQMIKDYGGATLRSGDSEVQAAASLIVEDVAEYLSMH, encoded by the coding sequence ATGAAATGTGCTGTAAGTGACTTTGACAGGACCTTATATATAGATGGCTGTATTAGTGCCAAAAACTTAAACGCGGTTGGTGATTGGCAGGCAGCAGGAAACCGGTTTGTCATTGCCACAGGACGCAATGAATCTTCAGTCCGTGTGTTTTTGGAGAAGTATTCGATAAAGCCTGATGCCCTTATATTAAACAATGGCGCTCTCTTGTTAGATGAAACAGGAAAAGAGCTGTTTTGCAGGACCATAGATGATCATACGGCTAGAGAAGTGCTTTGGTACCTTCACGGTCTTGGTGAAGAAGGAAGCGGTGTATCCATGCGAAACGGAAAGGTGAATGTGCTATCAAGTTCCGGAGCTACCACCCAAAAGCCCTGTAACGGGCAGATTTCCATAGACCGGATCCATTGCCTGAAAGAGATCATCCAGATTCACAGGCGCAGGCAGGATGTGCAGTGGATCCGAATGCTGTGTGCCCGGCTGAACGAACGGTTCCCTTTGATATCCGCTTATGCCAATGTCTGGAATGGGGATATTGTGGCTAAGGGCGTGAACAAGTCGGCGGCTGTGGATTGGATCTCCGGGTATTGGGGCGGGTTTGATGAAATAAGAACCATAGGCGATAGTTTCAATGACTTACAGATGATTAAGGATTATGGCGGTGCAACTCTGCGAAGCGGGGATTCTGAGGTTCAGGCAGCTGCCTCGTTGATTGTAGAAGATGTTGCAGAATATTTATCAATGCATTAA
- a CDS encoding class II aldolase/adducin family protein — MMTVQGVKYMSDFEAKKAILDIGRRMYEKGFVASNDGNISCKVGPNTIWTTPTGVSKGFMTQDMLVKMDLNGKVLMGRWKPSSEVKMHLRVYKENPDVQAVTHAHPLVATSFAIAGISLDAAVLTEAVLGLGSIPVAKYATPGTEEVPDSIAPFVKSHNGVLLANHGALTWGKDIHQAFYRLESIEYYATILMYTGNIIGRQNLLSCDQVDKLLDIRHKLGITAGGIPPCSVEVTNMKDVITAADVRPAEQTGTVLKGVTSIVRPGENLPVSSCGCTGVTQKTLTIEEQKPVEAEALGKAKKEIIAEVVRRVIEQLN; from the coding sequence ATGATGACAGTTCAAGGCGTAAAGTACATGTCTGATTTTGAGGCCAAAAAGGCAATTTTGGATATCGGCAGACGTATGTACGAAAAGGGCTTTGTAGCCTCGAATGATGGAAACATCAGCTGTAAGGTAGGACCCAACACCATCTGGACGACTCCGACCGGGGTATCAAAGGGATTTATGACACAGGATATGCTGGTGAAGATGGATTTGAACGGAAAAGTGCTGATGGGAAGATGGAAGCCCTCCTCAGAAGTAAAGATGCATTTAAGGGTTTATAAGGAAAATCCAGATGTGCAGGCAGTTACCCACGCCCATCCTTTGGTGGCGACCAGCTTTGCCATTGCCGGGATCAGTCTGGATGCCGCAGTCCTTACGGAAGCGGTTCTGGGGCTTGGGTCTATCCCGGTTGCAAAATACGCCACACCGGGTACAGAGGAAGTTCCTGATTCCATTGCGCCCTTTGTGAAATCTCACAATGGCGTGCTTCTTGCAAACCACGGAGCGCTGACCTGGGGAAAAGATATTCACCAGGCGTTTTACAGGCTGGAATCCATTGAATATTACGCGACCATATTGATGTATACAGGCAATATCATCGGACGCCAGAATCTGCTTTCCTGCGATCAGGTAGATAAGCTGCTGGATATCCGGCATAAGCTTGGCATCACGGCTGGCGGGATTCCGCCTTGTTCCGTAGAAGTGACGAATATGAAGGATGTGATTACGGCAGCAGATGTCCGTCCGGCAGAGCAGACAGGGACGGTACTAAAAGGGGTAACATCCATTGTAAGGCCGGGAGAAAACCTGCCGGTCTCCAGCTGCGGCTGTACCGGCGTGACACAGAAGACCTTGACCATAGAGGAACAGAAGCCTGTGGAGGCGGAAGCTTTAGGTAAGGCAAAGAAGGAAATTATAGCCGAAGTAGTGAGAAGAGTGATAGAGCAGCTAAACTAG